From the genome of Dryobates pubescens isolate bDryPub1 chromosome 5, bDryPub1.pri, whole genome shotgun sequence, one region includes:
- the PSMC1 gene encoding 26S proteasome regulatory subunit 4 gives MGQSQSGGHGPGGGKKDDKDKKKKYEPPVPTRVGKKKKKTKGPDAASKLPLVTPHTQCRLKLLKLERIKDYLLMEEEFIRNQEQMKPLEEKQEEERSKVDDLRGTPMSVGTLEEIIDDNHAIVSTSVGSEHYVSILSFVDKDLLEPGCSVLLNHKVHAVIGVLMDDTDPLVTVMKVEKAPQETYADIGGLDNQIQEIKESVELPLTHPEYYEEMGIKPPKGVILYGPPGTGKTLLAKAVANQTSATFLRVVGSELIQKYLGDGPKLVRELFRVAEEHAPSIVFIDEIDAIGTKRYDSNSGGEREIQRTMLELLNQLDGFDSRGDVKVIMATNRIETLDPALIRPGRIDRKIEFPLPDEKTKKRIFQIHTSRMTLADDVTLDELIMAKDDLSGADIKAICTEAGLMALRERRMKVTNEDFKKSKENVLYKKQEGTPEGLYL, from the exons ATG ggcCAAAGTCAGAGTGGTGGACATGGTCCTGGTGGAGGGAAGAAGGATGACAAG GATAAGAAGAAGAAATATGAACCTCCAGTTCCAACGAGagtggggaaaaagaagaagaagacaaAAGGACCAGATGCTGCCAGCAAACTTCCCCTGG TGACTCCTCATACACAATGCAGACTCAAACTGTTGAAATTGGAGAGAATTAAAGATTATCTTCTAATGGAGGAAGAATTTATCAGAAACCAAGAACAGATGAAACCCTTGGAAGAAAAACAAGAG GAAGAAAGATCAAAGGTGGATGACCTGAGGGGAACACCAATGTCTGTGGGTACTTTGGAGGAGATCATCGATGACAACCATGCTATTGTGTCCACATCAGTAGGATCAGAACACTACGTCAGTATTCTGTCTTTTGTGGACAAGGACCTGCtagagccaggctgctctgtttTGCTAAATCACAAG GTTCATGCTGTGATAGGAGTTCTGATGGATGACACAGACCCTTTAGTTACGGTGATGAAAGTGGAGAAAGCTCCTCAAGAAACATACGCTGACATTGGTGGCCTTGACAACCAGATTCAAGAAATCAAG gagtCTGTGGAGCTTCCTCTCACCCATCCTGAGTATTACGAAGAGATGGGTATAAAGCCACCCAAAGGAGTCATTCTGTATGGACCACCTGGCACAG GTAAAACTTTACTAGCCAAAGCAGTGGCAAACCAAACTTCAGCAACCTTCCTGAGAGTGGTTGGTTCAGAACTGATACAGAAGTACTTGGGTGACGGTCCAAAGCTTGTGCGCGAACTGTTCCGTGTGGCTGAAGAGCATGCTCCATCCATTGTCTTCATTGATGAAATTGATGCCATTGGTACCAAGAG GTATGACTCAAATTCAGGTGGTGAGAGAGAGATCCAGCGCAcaatgctggagctgctgaaccAGCTGGATGGGTTTGACTCCCGGGGAGACGTTAAAGTTATCATGGCTACCAACAGAATAGAAACACTGGACCCGGCTTTAATTAGGCCAG GACGTATCGATAGGAAAATAGAGTTCCCTCTGCCTGATGAGAAGACCAAGAAACGCATCTTCCAGATCCACACAAGCAGGATGACGCTGGCAGATGATGTGACTTTGGATGAGCTGATTATGGCAAAGGATGATCTCAGTGGTGCAGATATTAAG gCAATTTGTACAGAAGCAGGGCTGATGGCTTTGAGGGAACGGCGAATGAAAGTAACAAATGAAGACTTCAAGAAGTCTAAAGAGAATGTTCTCTATAAGAAGCAGGAGGGAACCCCTGAGGGACTGTATCTTTAG